From a region of the Zingiber officinale cultivar Zhangliang chromosome 10B, Zo_v1.1, whole genome shotgun sequence genome:
- the LOC122029961 gene encoding cytochrome P450 71A1-like — MSLISHAATFLPQFSSSWILAAFVLLSAFFYLRRPTKSSIRIPSPPRLPIIGNLHQLGHLAHSSMRTLAAEHGPVMLLYFGPIPNVVVSSAAAAQEVFKTNDQAFCGRPDTTLADRIFYGARDVALSKYGEYWRRVRRICVTHLLSAKRVHSFRSIREKEAARLVATIRSASSRPVNVTELIAAFTCDVLCRVLFGKQGEGGGRKELSLHNDVVEAVGGAFPMRDFSPWLAWVDWLSGWDARVRKASRDFDAFVEKILKEHESNRIIGGDDHDDRRTDMVGVLLSLSADGSDAADGTSLSRESIKAVLLDMFAAGMETTNTTIDWAMSEIIRHPKVMAKAQKEIREIVGAKEEVEEEMVQGMPYLKAVIKETLRLHPPAPILFPRESIEDAQVLGYHIPKGTRMIVNAWAIGKDPASWENAEEFRPERFLNNSKNFDFRGLDCEFIPFGSGRRGCPGVDFATVTTGLALATLLYHFDWELPEGVKKEDMDMSESPGFSLKRKSKLILVGKPIDH; from the exons ATGTCTCTAATCTCGCACGCTGCTACTTTTCTTCCCCAATTCTCTTCTTCATGGATCCTCGCGGCCTTCGTCCTCCTCTCCGCATTTTTTTACCTCCGGCGGCCAACTAAGAGCAGCATCCGGATCCCCTCTCCGCCGAGACTTCCTATCATTGGAAACCTCCACCAGCTCGGCCACCTCGCCCATAGCTCCATGAGGACGCTCGCTGCCGAACACGGCCCCGTCATGCTCCTTTACTTCGGCCCCATCCCCAATGTCGTAGtatcctccgccgccgccgcccagGAGGTGTTTAAAACCAACGATCAAGCCTTCTGCGGCCGCCCTGACACCACCTTGGCCGACCGCATCTTCTACGGCGCGCGCGATGTTGCCCTGTCCAAGTATGGTGAGTACTGGCGGCGGGTGCGCCGCATCTGCGTCACCCACTTGCTCAGCGCCAAGCGCGTCCACTCCTTCCGCTCAATCAGAGAGAAGGAGGCGGCTCGCCTGGTCGCTACCATCCGCTCCGCCTCCAGCCGCCCGGTGAACGTCACCGAGCTGATCGCCGCCTTCACTTGCGACGTGCTTTGCCGGGTGTTGTTCGGAAAGCAGGGGGAGGGCGGCGGAAGAAAAGAACTCTCTCTGCACAACGACGTGGTCGAGGCGGTGGGGGGCGCCTTTCCGATGCGTGATTTCTCGCCGTGGCTCGCGTGGGTCGACTGGTTAAGTGGATGGGACGCCAGGGTAAGGAAAGCGTCGAGGGACTTCGACGCCTTCGTAGAGAAGATACTCAAGGAGCACGAGAGCAATAGGATCATCGGCGGAGATGATCACGATGATCGGAGAACTGACATGGTGGGTGTATTGCTCTCTCTGAGCGCCGACGGCAGCGATGCCGCTGACGGCACTTCACTCAGCCGGGAAAGTATAAAGGCCGTCCTTTTG GATATGTTCGCCGCTGGGATGGAAACAACCAACACGACGATCGATTGGGCGATGTCGGAAATCATCAGGCACCCAAAAGTCATGGCCAAGGCTCAAAAAGAGATCAGAGAAATAGTCGGAGCAAAAGAGGAGGTTGAAGAGGAGATGGTGCAGGGAATGCCGTACTTGAAGGCAGTGATCAAGGAGACGCTCAGGTTGCATCCTCCTGCTCCCATCCTTTTCCCAAGAGAGTCCATTGAGGACGCCCAAGTGTTGGGATATCACATCCCCAAAGGCACAAGGATGATCGTCAACGCTTGGGCAATCGGTAAGGACCCTGCTTCGTGGGAGAACGCCGAGGAATTTCGTCCCGAGAGATTCTTGAACAACAGCAAGAATTTCGATTTCCGAGGGCTGGATTGCGAGTTTATACCGTTTGGATCGGGGCGAAGAGGTTGTCCTGGAGTAGATTTTGCAACCGTCACCACCGGACTTGCTCTCGCCACTCTGCTCTACCATTTCGATTGGGAGCTGCCCGAGGGAGTTAAAAAGGAGGATATGGACATGAGCGAGTCGCCAGGGTTTTCGCTAAAGAGAAAATCCAAGTTGATTCTCGTCGGGAAGCCTATCGATCACTGA